The Deltaproteobacteria bacterium sequence TCCGCCCGAGTGCAAGATCATCAGTCGCGCCCAGGGCGTCAAGGATCTCCACTCCGGCCAGATCGCGTTCGTGGTGATGGCGCGCGAGGCGACGAATGAGCCCAACCGGCTCGTATCGGCGGCCATTGGTCTGGCGCGTCCCAAGGACAAGGCCGAATACGGCTACCTCTCCGAGCACCACGCCTTCGGCGAAACGGGCAAGAAGTCCGCGGACCTTGCCGAGGACATGGCGGCCATGATGCTCGCGAGCACGCTGGGCATGGAACTCGATCCCGACACCGCGTGGGACGAGCGCAAGCAGATGTTCAAGCTCGACAAGAAGTTCAACATCGAAACGCGCAGCACCTGCCAGTCCG is a genomic window containing:
- a CDS encoding arginine decarboxylase, pyruvoyl-dependent translates to MFFTKGAGFHKNKLQSFELALRDAGVERCNLVSVSSIFPPECKIISRAQGVKDLHSGQIAFVVMAREATNEPNRLVSAAIGLARPKDKAEYGYLSEHHAFGETGKKSADLAEDMAAMMLASTLGMELDPDTAWDERKQMFKLDKKFNIETRSTCQSAEGHKDGLWTTVVALGVFMLS